In a single window of the Penaeus monodon isolate SGIC_2016 chromosome 3, NSTDA_Pmon_1, whole genome shotgun sequence genome:
- the LOC119593733 gene encoding uncharacterized protein LOC119593733 isoform X1, whose protein sequence is MMMLLRLTLVLNFFYFSQASADECKSNYEFTSLNEHHFLHVDRPDFLTWFKALDVDTNITFETNTSTGVVHVPDGRWYMLGVRICGGEEAILLNIPGLRYKTVLNSLMTRSFWIKTSSDGRVMWASCNMTLIDTPGALKDQRPGWIVSLLVSLLSVAVMAYFAWLVVRSRLRTAVGEKQVDSLGYTELQGRVEAD, encoded by the exons atgatg ATGTTGCTGAGACTTACACTGGTCCTCAACTTTTTCTACTTCAGTCAGGCGAGCGCAG ATGAGTGTAAGTCAAATTACGAATTCACTTCCCTGAATGAACACCACTTCCTCCACGTGGATAGACCTGACTTCCTCACCTGGTTTAAGGCACTGGACGTCGACACAAACATCACCTTTGAGACTAACACGTCGACTGGTGTTGTTCATGTGCCCGACGGCCGGTGGTACATGCTGGGTGTCAGGATctgtggaggagaggag gcaaTTCTCCTTAATATACCCGGATTAAGGTACAAGACAGTGTTAAACTCGCTCATGACGAGATCTTTTTGGATAAAGACCAGTAGCGACGGGCGTGTGATGTGGGCCAGTTGTAATATGACCCTTATCGACACTCCTGGTGCTTTGAAAG ATCAACGCCCCGGATGGATCGTCAGTTTGTTAGTGAGTCTCCTTAGCGTTGCTGTGATGGCCTACTTCGCGTGGCTGGTCGTCAGATCGCGCCTCAGGACAGCCGTCGGCG aaaaacaaGTCGACAGCCTGGG
- the LOC119593733 gene encoding uncharacterized protein LOC119593733 isoform X2 produces MLLRLTLVLNFFYFSQASADECKSNYEFTSLNEHHFLHVDRPDFLTWFKALDVDTNITFETNTSTGVVHVPDGRWYMLGVRICGGEEAILLNIPGLRYKTVLNSLMTRSFWIKTSSDGRVMWASCNMTLIDTPGALKDQRPGWIVSLLVSLLSVAVMAYFAWLVVRSRLRTAVGEKQVDSLGYTELQGRVEAD; encoded by the exons ATGTTGCTGAGACTTACACTGGTCCTCAACTTTTTCTACTTCAGTCAGGCGAGCGCAG ATGAGTGTAAGTCAAATTACGAATTCACTTCCCTGAATGAACACCACTTCCTCCACGTGGATAGACCTGACTTCCTCACCTGGTTTAAGGCACTGGACGTCGACACAAACATCACCTTTGAGACTAACACGTCGACTGGTGTTGTTCATGTGCCCGACGGCCGGTGGTACATGCTGGGTGTCAGGATctgtggaggagaggag gcaaTTCTCCTTAATATACCCGGATTAAGGTACAAGACAGTGTTAAACTCGCTCATGACGAGATCTTTTTGGATAAAGACCAGTAGCGACGGGCGTGTGATGTGGGCCAGTTGTAATATGACCCTTATCGACACTCCTGGTGCTTTGAAAG ATCAACGCCCCGGATGGATCGTCAGTTTGTTAGTGAGTCTCCTTAGCGTTGCTGTGATGGCCTACTTCGCGTGGCTGGTCGTCAGATCGCGCCTCAGGACAGCCGTCGGCG aaaaacaaGTCGACAGCCTGGG
- the LOC119593733 gene encoding uncharacterized protein LOC119593733 isoform X3: MMMLLRLTLVLNFFYFSQASADECKSNYEFTSLNEHHFLHVDRPDFLTWFKALDVDTNITFETNTSTGVVHVPDGRWYMLGVRICGGEEAILLNIPGLRYKTVLNSLMTRSFWIKTSSDGRVMWASCNMTLIDTPGALKDQRPGWIVSLLVSLLSVAVMAYFAWLVVRSRLRTAVGVLIQHEI; encoded by the exons atgatg ATGTTGCTGAGACTTACACTGGTCCTCAACTTTTTCTACTTCAGTCAGGCGAGCGCAG ATGAGTGTAAGTCAAATTACGAATTCACTTCCCTGAATGAACACCACTTCCTCCACGTGGATAGACCTGACTTCCTCACCTGGTTTAAGGCACTGGACGTCGACACAAACATCACCTTTGAGACTAACACGTCGACTGGTGTTGTTCATGTGCCCGACGGCCGGTGGTACATGCTGGGTGTCAGGATctgtggaggagaggag gcaaTTCTCCTTAATATACCCGGATTAAGGTACAAGACAGTGTTAAACTCGCTCATGACGAGATCTTTTTGGATAAAGACCAGTAGCGACGGGCGTGTGATGTGGGCCAGTTGTAATATGACCCTTATCGACACTCCTGGTGCTTTGAAAG ATCAACGCCCCGGATGGATCGTCAGTTTGTTAGTGAGTCTCCTTAGCGTTGCTGTGATGGCCTACTTCGCGTGGCTGGTCGTCAGATCGCGCCTCAGGACAGCCGTCGGCG